From a single Glycine soja cultivar W05 chromosome 19, ASM419377v2, whole genome shotgun sequence genomic region:
- the LOC114399993 gene encoding uncharacterized protein LOC114399993 — translation MEPPPGLRRQGENVVCRLNKSLYGLKQASRNWFSTFSEAIQKAGYQQSKADYSLFIKSQGTSLTIVLIYVDDILLTGNDLQEMKRLKEFLLKRFRIKDLGDLKYFLGIEFSRSKEGIFMSQRKYALDILQDSGLTGARPDKFPMEQNLKLTPTDGVVLNDPTKYRRLVGRLIYLTVTRPDIVYSVQTLSQFMHEPRKPHWDAALRVLRYIKGTPGQGLLFSSANDLTLKAFCDSDWGGCHATRKSVTGFCFFLGNSLISWKSKKQVVVSRSSAESEYRAMANTCLELTWLRFILQDLKVPQDAPTPLFCDNQAALHIAANPVFHERTKHIEIDCHIVREKLQAGMINPSYVPTKFQLADVFTKALGKDQFVTLRNKLGLHDIHSPT, via the coding sequence ATGGAGCCTCCACCTGGTCTTCGCCGACAGGGGGAGAACGTTGTATGTCGGCTCAATAAGTCACTCTATGGACTCAAACAAGCATCAAGAAACTGGTTCTCTACTTTTTCTGAAGCCATTCAAAAGGCTGGTTATCAACAATCAAAGGCTGACTACTCCCTCTTCATCAAATCTCAAGGTACTTCACTCACAATTGTTCttatttatgttgatgacatactTCTCACGGGCAACGATCTTCAAGAAATGAAACGCCTTAAAGAGTTTCTTCTCAAGCGTTTCCGTATCAAAGATCTTGgagatttgaaatattttttgggcATTGAGTTTTCTCGTTCCAAAGAAGGTATCTTCATGTCTCAAAGAAAATATGCTCTAGACATTTTGCAAGATTCGGGACTGACAGGCGCTCGCCCTGATAAATTTCCAATGGAACAAAATTTGAAACTAACTCCCACAGATGGAGTGGTACTAAATGATCCAACCAAATATAGAAGGCTTGTTGGTAGGTTAATTTACCTTACTGTCACAAGACCTGACATTGTATATTCTGTCCAAACATTGAGTCAATTCATGCATGAGCCAAGAAAGCCTCACTGGGATGCTGCATTGAGAGTCCTCAGATACATCAAAGGCACACCTGGACAGGGCTTACTATTTTCATCTGCTAATGACCTTACCTTAAAGGCTTTTTGTGATTCAGATTGGGGAGGTTGTCATGCCACTAGAAAATCTGTTACAGGATTTTGCTTTTTCCTTGGAAATTCTCTCATCTCATGGAAGTCTAAGAAGCAAGTTGTTGTCTCTAGATCATCAGCCGAATCTGAATATCGAGCTATGGCTAATACATGCTTGGAGTTGACCTGGCTACGGTTCATATTACAAGATTTAAAAGTCCCACAAGATGCTCCAACACCATTATTCTGTGACAACCAGGCAGCTCTACACATTGCGGCGAACCCTGTATTTCATGAGCGTACAAAACATATTGAAATTGATTGTCATATAGTACGGGAAAAACTACAAGCTGGGATGATCAATCCTTCTTATGTGCCAACAAAATTCCAGCTAGCAGATGTGTTTACAAAAGCTTTGGGAAAAGATCAATTTGTGACATTGCGCAACAAGTTGGGACTTCACGATATTCACTCACCAACTTGA
- the LOC114399235 gene encoding GDSL esterase/lipase At3g27950-like yields MNCRRLVYVVVWFNLYVACTFIQVSGLDASNFSKCWFPAIYNFGDSNSDTGAVFAAFTGVKPPNGISFFGSLSGRASDGRLIIDFMTEELKLPYLNAYLDSVGSNYRHGANFAVGGSSIRPGGFSPFPLGLQVAQFLLFKFHTNTLFNQFSNNRTEQPFKNSLPRPEDFSKALYTFDIGQNDLAFGLQHTSQEQVIKSIPEILNQFFQAVQQLYNVGARVFWIHNTGPIGCLPYSYIYYEPKKGNIDANGCVKPQNDLAQEFNRQLKDQVFQLRRKFPLAKFTYVDVYTAKYELINNTRNQGFVSPLEFCCGSYYGYHINCGKTAIINGTVYGNPCKNPSQHVSWDGIHYSQAANQWVAKKILYGSLSDPPVPIGQACF; encoded by the exons ATGAATTGTAGGAGGTTGGTTTATGTAGTTGTGTGGTTCAATCTGTATGTGGCATGCACATTCATTCAAGTTTCAGGTCTGGACGCCTCTAACTTCAGCAAGTGTTGGTTCCCAGCAATTTACAACTTTGGTGACTCAAATTCAGACACAGGAGCTGTTTTTGCAGCATTCACAGGGGTGAAGCCTCCCAATGGCATAAGCTTCTTTGGAAGCCTCTCAGGAAGGGCCTCTGATGGTCGTCTCATCATAGATTTTATGA CTGAAGAGTTGAAGCTGCCATACCTGAATGCATATTTGGACTCGGTTGGATCGAATTACAGGCACGGTGCAAACTTTGCAGTAGGAGGCTCCTCCATTCGGCCTGGTGGTTTTAGTCCATTCCCTCTTGGCCTTCAAGTAGCTCAGTTCCTACTGTTCAAGTTTCACACCAACACTCTCTTCAATCAGTTTTCTAACAACA GGACAGAACAACCGTTCAAGAATAGTCTTCCAAGGCCTGAGGACTTTTCCAAGGCCCTATACACCTTTGATATTGGACAAAATGATCTTGCCTTTGGTCTTCAGCACACTTCACAGGAACAAGTTATAAAGTCAATTCCTGAAATCTTAAACCAGTTCTTCCAAGCAGTGCAG CAACTATACAATGTAGGGGCAAGAGTGTTCTGGATTCATAACACAGGTCCAATTGGATGCTTGCCCTACAGTTACATTTATTATGAGCCCAAGAAGGGTAACATAGATGCAAATGGCTGTGTGAAACCTCAGAATGATCTTGCTCAGGAATTTAACAGACAGCTCAAGGACCAAGTGTTTCAGCTAAGGAGAAAGTTCCCACTTGCAAAATTTACATATGTTGATGTGTACACTGCCAAATATGAACTAATCAACAATACAAGAAACCAAG GTTTTGTGAGTCCATTGGAATTCTGTTGTGGCAGTTACTATGGTTACCACATAAATTGTGGGAAGACAGCCATAATAAATGGAACAGTATATGGAAATCCATGCAAAAATCCTTCCCAACATGTTAGTTGGGATGGCATACACTACTCTCAAGCAGCAAATCAATGGGTCGCTAAAAAAATTCTCTATGGATCCCTCTCTGATCCACCAGTTCCAATTGGGCAGGCATGTTTCTGA
- the LOC114400364 gene encoding GDSL esterase/lipase At5g14450-like, translating to MCTFKLLYNEGTRVFWIHDPGPTGCFPISYIYNVPNPNLDANGYVKPQNELAQDFNKQLISSKTKYFKMRTKLPLVRFTYVDVYTAKYEQISNSRNQGFVTPLEFCCGSYYGYNIIHCMQKAIMNGTVYGGDQCKNPSQHVN from the exons ATGTGTACATTTAAGCTACTGTACAATGAAGGGACAAGAGTTTTCTGGATTCATGATCCTGGTCCAACTGGATGCTTTCCCATTAGTTACATTTATAATGTTCCCAACCCTAACCTGGATGCAAATGGCTATGTGAAACCTCAGAATGAGCTTGCTCAGGATTTTAACAAGCAACTCATTAGCTCAAAGACCAAGTATTTTAAGATGAGAACAAAGCTTCCACTTGTCAGGTTTACATATGTTGATGTGTACACTGCCAAATATGAACAAATCAGCAATTCAAGGAACCAAG GTTTTGTTACTCCATTGGAATTCTGTTGTGGAAGTTACTATGGTTACAACATAATACATTGCATGCAGAAAGCCATAATGAATGGAACAGTATATGGCGGTGATCAATGCAAAAATCCGTCTCAACATGTTAATTGA